The genomic DNA GCGATTCCCGCACCCGTGCCGATATTCGAGCCGCAGCCCGAGGAGGCAGGTTCTCCTCCCTCTTTTTTCGTGTTGACTTTCAGTTCCGCGTCCTTGCCCCATACGGGCACGTCGAGCGCGTACTCGTTTTCTTTGCCGTACAATTTTACGAACGCGACGGATATGCCGTCTGCCGTGACGCTTTCGATCTCGTACCCTTCGTCTACGGTGACGGAAAGGGTGACCGACATTTCGTTCACTTTGAGTTCGCCGATCTTTGCGTGCGAATCGGCGCTTGCGGTCAGATTGCCCGCTTCCTGCGAAACTTTCACGTCGAAATCGATGCTCTGCGCGGGAGAACCGTTGCTCGCCAAACTGATATAGGCGTATCCCGAGGGGAAATCCGTGCGTTTGGCGGGAGAATTCGCCACCACTTTGCCGCCCGAAGAGAAGGTCGTGCCCTCGTCGGTGATCTCCGTGACCAGCGAAACGCGGTTACCGTTTGCGAACAGCGCCTTGAAGTCCGCGCCGTTATTGGTGAAACTCGTTTCGGTAGAAGAGCGGTATCCCACCAGATCCATGCCCTTCGTGATAGGCTGCGGCGCGCCGCCGTTGCCCAGATTGAACATAACCACGCTGCCCGCGCCCGCGTTCGCCCACGGTCCCTGCACGCCCGCCTGCGCCAAAGTCAGCGCGGGGAACAGCGAATACAGAAACCAGGCGGTCGTGTTGTCCGCGACTACGTTCGTAAAGTCGAGATCCACGGTAAAGGGTTTCGTTACGTCCAGTCCCCTCCCGTACACCGAATACTTGATGCCCGAAAACGCGAAGGAAGCAGCGCCCGTCTCTTCGTCGGTGAACGAAGGGCTCGTGTATTCGTTGGATGTAATATAATTGTCGTTGATGGCGTCGCCGTCGTATATCTTGCCCGAACGCACGTCCCAGCCGAAACCGTTGGAGAGGAAGTTGCGCGAACTTTCGCCGATCTTCCCGTACAGCGTAAGGTCGGCGCTCAGCGCCTCGTCAAAGCCGTAAGGTTGGGTATACGAGGCGTCCTTGTACCACGTCACGGACAGCCCGTCGGCGACCAGCGCGTGGTCTGGCATGCCGAACATTTCGCCGCGCACGTCGGTTATGAACAGTTCTTCGGGCACGGTATCCGCCTGTACTTTTTTGACGATATCCTGAAAGAAAGGTACCTTGTACGTGACTTCCACCTGCGAGGCGGCCGCGCCCCAAAGCGCCGAGCCGAACACTAGCCCCGCCGAGAGCGCCAGCGCGGCGAACGTCGCCGCCGCTTTGCGTATCATACTCATATATCCCCTTCCCTCCGTTTAGATATGGTCGATATAATCGGCGCCGAACAGAGAATACAGCACCGTCTGCGCATACAGGCGCATCATAAAGTCGTTGGGATGATTCACGTTGTTCGCCGTGCAGTCCTGGAACCGTTTGCCGTTATTGTACACGGAACGCACGGTATTCAGCGTCGTGGCGAGCCCCACGTTTTCGTAACGGTCCGAGATCGCCGCCAAAGATTCCTGATACGCATCGTAATCCTTATTGTGAAAAGGCGTATCGGGATTTGCAATCATACCCGATATGAGCATGATCTCCACATCCGGGTTCTGCGCGCGTACCTTTCTGATCATTTCGTCGATGTTGTCTTCGAAACGCGAGTCGGGAGAATAATCCTGGTCGTTCATGCCGTAGGCGATGAAGAGAAGGTCGGGATTTTCATTTAAAACGCGCTTTTGGAAATGGTCGCCCTCGGCGGCCTCGATGTTGTCGATGGCGGCGTTGCCCGCGCTTTTGCCGATACCCCAGTTGGAATCCGTTCCGCCGACGGCCGTATTGTGAAAGGTCATGTTTGCGTCGGGGAAGCGCGCTTCGATGTAAGATTTCACCATATTCGCGTACGACTCCGCGTGCGGCGCGATCCCCAGAAATTCGCTGGAATTTGCGCCCACGGTGATGGAATCGCCGTAGAACAGCACCTTGATCGGCGCGCCGCTAGAAAGTTTTTCCATCGTTTTGGGGAATTTCGCACTCTCGTCGAGAGGCATGGTCCAATGCTTGCGCGCACTGCGCGTATAGGTAACGACGACCTGCCTGTTGCTGATATCGGGCCCTTCCACCGCGTACCAGTATGTGCCGTCGCCGCGGGGCAGCGCGATCATCGTAGGCGTCGTGGGGAAATATTCGTTCAGGCTCATAAAGGGAATACGGCTGTTATCGGTAAGTACGAGCGAGCCGCCGTCCAGCACGTAATCCACGCCCTCGGTATAAATCGTCGTTAAGTCGTACGACTTTACGGATAAAATTTCATCGGGCGTATACAGGAGAGGCGCGACGTTGTCGACGGTAAACCATACCGTTTCGTTATAAACGGTGGTGCCCTCCCACAAGGGATACAGGTAAGTTTTAAGATCGTATCTGCTGTCTACCATGCCGCTGTTGTCCTCCAATGTGTTGTCGGGAGGCGTCGGGGGCGTAGGAGGAGGCGTTTCCGTCTCCAGGCACCCGACCAGAGAAAATAACAAAATACTGCTCAGTAAGATCGTGATCAAGCGTTTCATGTCAGTCTT from Candidatus Borkfalkia ceftriaxoniphila includes the following:
- a CDS encoding SGNH/GDSL hydrolase family protein, producing the protein MKRLITILLSSILLFSLVGCLETETPPPTPPTPPDNTLEDNSGMVDSRYDLKTYLYPLWEGTTVYNETVWFTVDNVAPLLYTPDEILSVKSYDLTTIYTEGVDYVLDGGSLVLTDNSRIPFMSLNEYFPTTPTMIALPRGDGTYWYAVEGPDISNRQVVVTYTRSARKHWTMPLDESAKFPKTMEKLSSGAPIKVLFYGDSITVGANSSEFLGIAPHAESYANMVKSYIEARFPDANMTFHNTAVGGTDSNWGIGKSAGNAAIDNIEAAEGDHFQKRVLNENPDLLFIAYGMNDQDYSPDSRFEDNIDEMIRKVRAQNPDVEIMLISGMIANPDTPFHNKDYDAYQESLAAISDRYENVGLATTLNTVRSVYNNGKRFQDCTANNVNHPNDFMMRLYAQTVLYSLFGADYIDHI